One window from the genome of Diospyros lotus cultivar Yz01 chromosome 11, ASM1463336v1, whole genome shotgun sequence encodes:
- the LOC127812651 gene encoding uncharacterized protein LOC127812651 isoform X3, with the protein MGSKKTELYFVFMNYDAEYERLRSNRTKRGANELDLYLSRKHDELLATTLAPGTYKKTSSLVIVDGFAVEITDDQPK; encoded by the exons ATGGGGAGCAAGAAGACTGAGTTGTACTTCGTCTTTATGAACTACGATGCCGAATATGAGCGTCTTCGATCTAACAG AACCAAGAGAGGGGCAAATGAGCTGGATCTCTACTTGAGCAGGAAGCACGATGAGTTACTGGCCACAACCTTGGCTCCTGGAACTTACAAGAAGACTTCATCTTTGGTCATTGTCGATGGCTTTGCAGTCGAAATCACTGATGATCAG CCAAAATGA
- the LOC127812651 gene encoding subtilisin-like protease SBT2.6 isoform X1 — protein sequence MGSKKTELYFVFMNYDAEYERLRSNRTKRGANELDLYLSRKHDELLATTLAPGTYKKTSSLVIVDGFAVEITDDQANVLRSAEGVRLVEKNQEVA from the exons ATGGGGAGCAAGAAGACTGAGTTGTACTTCGTCTTTATGAACTACGATGCCGAATATGAGCGTCTTCGATCTAACAG AACCAAGAGAGGGGCAAATGAGCTGGATCTCTACTTGAGCAGGAAGCACGATGAGTTACTGGCCACAACCTTGGCTCCTGGAACTTACAAGAAGACTTCATCTTTGGTCATTGTCGATGGCTTTGCAGTCGAAATCACTGATGATCAG GCCAATGTGCTTAGATCTGCAGAAGGAGTGAGACTTGTGGAGAAGAATCAAGAGGTtgcctag
- the LOC127812651 gene encoding uncharacterized protein LOC127812651 isoform X2: MGSKKTELYFVFMNYDAEYERLRSNRTKRGANELDLYLSRKHDELLATTLAPGTYKKTSSLVIVDGFAVEITDDQNLRTGASLAQGLNNGHVY; this comes from the exons ATGGGGAGCAAGAAGACTGAGTTGTACTTCGTCTTTATGAACTACGATGCCGAATATGAGCGTCTTCGATCTAACAG AACCAAGAGAGGGGCAAATGAGCTGGATCTCTACTTGAGCAGGAAGCACGATGAGTTACTGGCCACAACCTTGGCTCCTGGAACTTACAAGAAGACTTCATCTTTGGTCATTGTCGATGGCTTTGCAGTCGAAATCACTGATGATCAG AACTTGAGGACGGGAGCATCGCTGGCACAAGGACTGAATAATGGGCATGTCTACTAG